In Pectobacterium brasiliense, the genomic stretch AGCTCGCCATAAAAAAACGCCGTTGATTCTCATCAACGGCGTTTCATAACTCAAGCAGACTCTCGTCAGCGGTTACATCATTGGCTGCGCCAATTGCACCAGAGAGATAAGCGGCTGCGGATACAAACCAAAGAACAGCACTGCGATGGAGGAGATCAGTACGACCACACCACCAGCGGTTAAAGCCCAGTTGTTTGGCGTATCACGCTGCAACACCTGCGGCGCATTCAGGAACAAACTGACCATCACACGCAGATAGTAGTACAGGCCAATGGCGCTACCCAGCACGACCGCACCAGTCAGCCACCACAGTTCAGCGTTAACACCGACAGCCAGCACGTAGAATTTACCGAAGAAGCCCAGCGTCATCGGAATACCCGCAAGAGACAGCATCATCACCGTCATCACCGCAGACAGGATCGGTTTATGCCAGAACAAACCACGGTAAGAGAACAGTGAATCAGCATCCGGCCCACGGTACGGGCTGGACATCAGGCTAACCACACCAAACGCACCCAGGCTGCTGAACAGGTAACCCACCAGATACACGCCTACGGTTTCCAGCGCCAGTTGATGGCTCTGAACCGCAATCAGGGCAACCAGCAAATAGCCCAAATGCGCGATGGAAGAGTAGCCGAGCAGACGTTTGATGTTGGTTTGCGATACCGCCATCACGTTACCGAACAGGATCGATGCGAATGCGATAACACCCAGCACGATTCTGACAGACTCGCTGTCAGCCATCGGCGCATACAGGAACAAACGCATGACTGCACCGAAAACGGCAATTTTACCGGCTGTCGCAAGAAACGTAGACACAGGTGCAGGCGCGCCCTGATACACATCAGGCGTCCACAGCTGGAACGGAACCAGAGACAGTTTGAAGCCCAGACCGACAATCATCATCCCCAAGCCTGCCAGCAACAGCGGCTCATGGATTTGGTGATCGCTCAGGCTCTTACCGAGGCTGGCAAAGCTCATATCACCTGATTCAGCATAAATCAGCGCCATCCCAAACAGCAGGAAGGAAGAGGCCGCTGCCGACAGCAGCATGTATTTAATACTGGCTTCCAGCGAACGTTTCAGGCGGAAGGCATAACCGACCAGACCAAACAACGGCAGAGAAAGCAGTTCAATCCCGATGAACAACGAAGCCAAATGGTTAGCGCTCGCCAGCAGGATCCCACCTAACGCAGCAATCAGAACCAGCAAGTAGAACTCATCACGGTTGTCTGGGTAGCCTTGCAGCCACGGATAGGCAAACGTGCTGGTTGCCAGACTGGCAAGCAGAACCAGTCCGGTATAGAACATCGAGAAGCCATCAACACGCAGCAGCGGCGTCACGTCCGTTGGGCCAGCCTGACCGACAAAGTACAGTGACAGCAACGCAATATTCAGGCCGATAACCGTCATGGTTGCGTTGACAAAATGGTTGCGTCGCCACGCAATGCACAGCATCACAACCACTACCGTCAATCCGACGATCAACAGCGGCGATAGCGCAATTAGTTGTTGAAGAGTTATTGTCATGGCGAATTACGGCCTTGTTGTTGAAATAATTGAATCTGGAGCAGACGACATAAACCACTGCTGGATATTTGACATCGCGGCACTGGAGGTATCCAGAATCGGTTGCGGGTAAACCCCTAACAACACCAGTAATACCACCAACAGCATCACGATAGACAATTCGCGGAACGACATACTCTTCAATGGTTCATCAGACTTAGGCGTACCGTAATAAGCACGCTGAATCATGATCAGTGAGTAGACCGACGCAAATACCAGACCGAAGGTTGAGATCACCGTAATCACCGGCACAACCTGATAGCTGCCGAACAGAATCATGAATTCGCCAACAAAGTTGCCCGTTCCTGGCATCCCCAACGTCGCGACAGCAAAGAACAGAGACAGCGCTGGCAGGTATTTCAAACGCGCCCACAGGCCGCCCATTTCACGCATGTCACGAGTATGCAGACGCTCGTACAGTTGACCGCACAGAATAAACAGACCGGCAGCGGACAGGCCGTGCGCAATCATCTGAATTACTGCGCCCTGATAAGCCAGTTGATTACCGGAATAGATGGCAATCATGACGAAGCCCATGTGGGACACCGAGGTGTAAGCGATCAGACGTTTGATGTCAGTCTGTTTAAAGGCCAACCAGGCACCGTAGAAGATACCAATCACACCCAGCCACATGGCAATCGGTGCAAAGGCATGGGAGGCGTTCGGGAACAGCGGCAGGCTGAAACGCAGCAGACCGTAGGCCGCCGTTTTCAACAGGATCCCCGCCAGATCAACAGAACCCGCGGTTGGCGCCTGGCTGTGTGCATCCGGCAGCCAGCCGTGCAACGGCACAACAGGCATTTTTACAGCAAACGCGATGAAGAAGCCCAGCATCAGCAGATATTCAACACCGTATGACATCGGCGTCTTCAGCAGGTCTTCATAGTTGAACGTCCAAACGCCGGTGGCATTGTGATGCACAAAGACCAGCGCCAGAATCGCAATCAACATGATCAGGCCACTTGCCTGGGTATAAATGAAGAACTTGGTTGCCGCCGTAATTCTGGTTTTACCATCGGAGCCTTTATGCCCCCACAGTGCAATCAGGAAGTACATCGGTACCAGCATCATTTCCCAGAAGAAGAAGAACAGGAACATGTCGATGGCAAGGAACACACCGATAACGCCGCCAAGAATCCACAGCAGGTTCAGGTGGAAAAAGCCCTGATAGCGCTGAATTTCATTCCAGGAACAGAGGATTGCCAACACGCCCAGCAGCCCCGTCAGCACCACCATCAGCAGCGACAGGCCATCCAGCGCAAGATGGATACCGATGCCGAAGCGTGGGATCCATGGCACATAAAACTCGGATTGCCATTGTGGCACGCCTGTTGGCGCAGTCAGAGAGTAACCGCCTTGCAACCACAGTTGCAGAGACAGTGCGAGTGTCAGCCCCATTGCAATCAACGCTATCCAGCGCGGTACTTTCGTACCAAAACGCTCTAACTGCCAGCACAGCAGACCGCCGATAAAGGGGAGAAGAATTAGCCAAGGTAGTAGCATGGCGTTTTGTGTCCCTAAATTAAAGAAATCTGAAAACTTGCCGTGGCGGGCATCCCTACCTGCGGAATGCCCTACCTTTTATACGTTACCGGATACTGCTTTAGACCAGCAGTAACAAGGCCAGTACCAGCACGGCACCAAAGCCCATAGAAGCAACGTACCAGCGCAACTGACCATTCGCACTGAGCGCTAGCCCACGGTTACCCCAACGGGTAATCGTAGCCGGAAGCGTCATCAATGCATTTAACGGATCACGCTGCAACAGCTTCGCGATAGCCAGATACGGTTTCACAAAGACATGGTCATACAACCAGTCGAAGCCCCACGCGTGGAACCACCAGGTCGAGAAGAAACGACCTGGAGCACTCTTCGCGATGCTGCTCACCGCCTGACGTTTACCCAGCCACAGCACAGCAGCAAGCAGAATACCGGCAATCGCCACCACGCCAGAGGTAATTTCCAACGTCATCAACTGACCATGTTCAAGCTCTGTCGTCGCCGGCAATACACCGTGCAACGGCGGAACAATCATCGCACCAATAAAGGTGGACAGAATCATCAGCACAACCAGCGGTAAGTGGTGAGAAATGCCTTTTCCTGCATGCGCTTTGGTTTTCTCTTCACCGTGGAACACGATGAAAATCATACGGAACGTATACAGCGAGGTCATGAAGGCACCGGCCAATCCAGCCACCATCAGATTGATGTGACCATTTGCCCATGCGCCAGCCAGA encodes the following:
- the nuoN gene encoding NADH-quinone oxidoreductase subunit NuoN, whose amino-acid sequence is MTITLQQLIALSPLLIVGLTVVVVMLCIAWRRNHFVNATMTVIGLNIALLSLYFVGQAGPTDVTPLLRVDGFSMFYTGLVLLASLATSTFAYPWLQGYPDNRDEFYLLVLIAALGGILLASANHLASLFIGIELLSLPLFGLVGYAFRLKRSLEASIKYMLLSAAASSFLLFGMALIYAESGDMSFASLGKSLSDHQIHEPLLLAGLGMMIVGLGFKLSLVPFQLWTPDVYQGAPAPVSTFLATAGKIAVFGAVMRLFLYAPMADSESVRIVLGVIAFASILFGNVMAVSQTNIKRLLGYSSIAHLGYLLVALIAVQSHQLALETVGVYLVGYLFSSLGAFGVVSLMSSPYRGPDADSLFSYRGLFWHKPILSAVMTVMMLSLAGIPMTLGFFGKFYVLAVGVNAELWWLTGAVVLGSAIGLYYYLRVMVSLFLNAPQVLQRDTPNNWALTAGGVVVLISSIAVLFFGLYPQPLISLVQLAQPMM
- the nuoM gene encoding NADH-quinone oxidoreductase subunit M, which produces MLLPWLILLPFIGGLLCWQLERFGTKVPRWIALIAMGLTLALSLQLWLQGGYSLTAPTGVPQWQSEFYVPWIPRFGIGIHLALDGLSLLMVVLTGLLGVLAILCSWNEIQRYQGFFHLNLLWILGGVIGVFLAIDMFLFFFFWEMMLVPMYFLIALWGHKGSDGKTRITAATKFFIYTQASGLIMLIAILALVFVHHNATGVWTFNYEDLLKTPMSYGVEYLLMLGFFIAFAVKMPVVPLHGWLPDAHSQAPTAGSVDLAGILLKTAAYGLLRFSLPLFPNASHAFAPIAMWLGVIGIFYGAWLAFKQTDIKRLIAYTSVSHMGFVMIAIYSGNQLAYQGAVIQMIAHGLSAAGLFILCGQLYERLHTRDMREMGGLWARLKYLPALSLFFAVATLGMPGTGNFVGEFMILFGSYQVVPVITVISTFGLVFASVYSLIMIQRAYYGTPKSDEPLKSMSFRELSIVMLLVVLLVLLGVYPQPILDTSSAAMSNIQQWFMSSAPDSIISTTRP